One Mycoavidus sp. HKI genomic region harbors:
- the glyQ gene encoding glycine--tRNA ligase subunit alpha has protein sequence MLTFQQIIMTLQTYWDAQGCALLQPYDMEVGAGTSHTATFLRAIGPEPWRAAYVQPSRRPKDGRYGENPNRLQHYYQYQVVLKPAPENILELYLGSLKALGLDLTQNDVRFVEDDWENPTLGAWGLGWEVWLNGMEVTQFTYFQQVGGLDCKPVLGEITYGIERLAMYLQQVENVYDLIWAEWPEHNSLNTSTNETQSGRRILTYGDVFHQNEVEQSTYNFEHSNVELLFSFFNQYEMEAKRLIQAQLALPAYEMIMKAGHTFNLLDARGAISVTERAAYIGRIRGLSRQIAQAYYDSREKLGFPMLTRTPVPTQA, from the coding sequence ATGCTTACCTTTCAGCAAATCATCATGACCTTGCAAACATACTGGGATGCACAGGGCTGCGCTCTGTTGCAACCGTATGATATGGAAGTGGGTGCGGGTACCTCGCACACCGCAACCTTTTTGCGTGCAATCGGCCCTGAGCCTTGGCGAGCAGCTTATGTGCAGCCGTCGCGCCGACCCAAAGATGGCCGCTATGGCGAAAATCCAAACCGTTTGCAGCATTATTATCAATACCAAGTGGTGTTAAAACCAGCGCCAGAAAATATTCTCGAGTTGTATCTTGGCTCACTTAAAGCGCTCGGACTCGACCTCACCCAAAACGACGTGCGCTTTGTTGAAGACGATTGGGAAAACCCAACCTTGGGCGCTTGGGGGCTAGGCTGGGAGGTTTGGCTAAATGGCATGGAGGTCACGCAATTTACTTATTTTCAACAAGTCGGCGGCCTCGATTGCAAACCCGTATTAGGAGAAATTACTTACGGCATCGAACGGCTTGCCATGTATCTGCAGCAAGTTGAAAACGTTTACGATCTGATTTGGGCTGAATGGCCAGAGCATAACTCCCTCAATACCTCCACCAACGAGACTCAAAGTGGACGCCGTATACTGACCTATGGCGATGTCTTTCATCAAAATGAGGTCGAGCAGTCCACGTATAATTTTGAACATTCCAATGTCGAACTGCTATTTAGCTTTTTTAACCAGTATGAAATGGAAGCAAAACGCCTGATTCAAGCCCAACTAGCGCTGCCCGCGTACGAAATGATTATGAAGGCAGGGCACACATTTAATTTGCTGGATGCACGCGGCGCAATTTCAGTAACCGAACGAGCCGCCTATATTGGCCGCATCCGCGGACTGTCAAGACAGATTGCACAGGCCTATTATGATTCACGCGAGAAACTTGGCTTTCCAATGCTCACGCGTACTCCCGTTCCAACTCAGGCCTAA
- the lnt gene encoding apolipoprotein N-acyltransferase translates to MPYWRQTLPILIAVLAGLAHTLSFAPTPYGGWLEIVTFTLFFALIAHQRTLRATLLTTGAFGFGHFVSGVFWLYISMHVYGGMPAILALAALILFALYLAAWPVLAAALWYFCSGTHSQTDKNVVSAARSNLSATSQKIGWRSSLVFACAWALSEWLRGVVFTGFPWLASGYPQVEGPLAGYAAITGVYGVGWLLAFNTALMIQTLTAVRKQRKWTVLAPLIIITVLLSGGIAATKISWTKPANHAPLTVRLLQGNVQQEIKFEQQGIDMAIALYQELITTQPADLIITPETGIPVLEQDIPEPFAHAIRDFSDQTGSTVIFGSVGATLTAAGPIDLTNSLFGVTPRSSILYRYDKHHLVPFGELIPWGFHWFVELMKMPLGDFARGPAVQLPFFVGEQPLALNICYEDIFGEEIARTLRQTPIPAGILVNATNLAWFGNTIALDQHLQIAQMRALETGRPVLRATNTGATAVIGPDGQVEKRLAAFTIGALEARVQGRVGVTPYIAYGNAPVLIISLVLLVIFAAARIRTMHLR, encoded by the coding sequence ATGCCCTATTGGCGACAGACCTTGCCCATTCTAATTGCTGTCTTGGCCGGTCTTGCCCATACCTTATCATTCGCGCCTACGCCATATGGCGGTTGGCTTGAAATCGTCACTTTTACGTTATTTTTTGCCCTGATTGCGCATCAGCGCACCCTGCGCGCCACTTTATTGACCACCGGGGCATTCGGTTTCGGCCACTTTGTGAGCGGCGTATTCTGGCTATATATCAGCATGCATGTCTACGGCGGTATGCCAGCTATACTCGCGCTCGCGGCTCTAATTCTATTCGCTCTGTATCTAGCAGCCTGGCCAGTTTTGGCTGCTGCCTTATGGTATTTTTGCAGCGGGACTCACTCGCAGACAGATAAAAATGTCGTATCTGCCGCTCGATCAAACCTATCTGCAACTAGCCAAAAAATCGGCTGGCGCAGTAGCTTGGTGTTTGCCTGTGCGTGGGCTCTTAGCGAATGGCTGCGTGGTGTTGTATTTACCGGTTTTCCATGGCTAGCGAGCGGCTATCCACAAGTTGAGGGTCCGTTAGCAGGGTATGCCGCTATCACTGGCGTATATGGCGTGGGCTGGTTGCTGGCTTTTAACACCGCGCTGATGATACAAACGTTAACCGCTGTGCGTAAGCAGCGCAAATGGACTGTACTTGCACCCTTAATAATCATTACCGTGCTTCTCAGTGGTGGCATAGCGGCTACAAAAATCTCTTGGACGAAACCAGCCAATCATGCGCCTCTCACCGTGCGCCTACTGCAAGGTAATGTGCAGCAAGAAATAAAGTTCGAACAGCAAGGTATTGATATGGCGATTGCACTTTACCAAGAACTGATCACCACCCAGCCTGCTGATTTAATCATCACCCCCGAAACGGGAATCCCAGTTCTAGAACAAGATATACCTGAACCTTTCGCACACGCGATCCGAGATTTTTCTGACCAAACCGGTTCAACGGTGATTTTCGGCTCGGTCGGCGCGACCCTCACAGCCGCTGGCCCAATTGATCTAACCAACAGCCTATTTGGGGTTACACCACGTTCGTCCATTCTTTACCGCTACGACAAACACCACCTGGTGCCATTTGGCGAGCTCATTCCATGGGGCTTTCACTGGTTTGTTGAACTCATGAAAATGCCATTAGGTGATTTCGCGCGTGGGCCGGCAGTCCAGCTGCCTTTCTTTGTTGGCGAACAACCGCTGGCGCTCAATATTTGTTACGAAGATATCTTCGGCGAAGAAATCGCTCGCACTTTACGCCAAACCCCAATACCAGCGGGTATCCTCGTCAATGCAACCAACCTCGCCTGGTTTGGAAACACCATTGCACTTGACCAACATTTACAGATTGCGCAAATGCGCGCACTTGAAACAGGCCGCCCAGTGCTGCGTGCAACCAATACCGGAGCAACTGCAGTCATTGGCCCCGATGGCCAGGTTGAAAAAAGATTAGCGGCTTTCACCATTGGCGCACTTGAAGCCCGTGTACAAGGCAGAGTGGGGGTCACCCCCTATATTGCTTATGGCAATGCACCAGTATTGATTATTTCTCTTGTGCTGCTGGTGATTTTTGCAGCGGCACGGATCCGGACGATGCACCTCCGCTAA
- a CDS encoding HlyC/CorC family transporter, translated as MNDVYPSRKLTGKPRSLLERLTDLISPGPDSRSELLEVLQDAHSRNLIDADSLSMIEGVFQVTDLCARDIMVPRAQIDAINIAHSPESFIPFVLEKAHSRYPVYDGSRDHVIGILLAKDLLRFYAEEDFDVRGMLRPAVFIPESKPLNVLLHDFRVNRNHIAIVVDEYGGIAGLITIEDVLEQIVGDIEDEYDFDEEEDNIIGSPDDRCRVRALTEIAQFNKVFGTQYSDDEVDTIGGLITHRFARVPHRGEKVRIDNLIFEVLRGDARQIHVLLVRRAPHTALSGDSEAGAEHH; from the coding sequence ATGAACGATGTCTATCCCAGTCGAAAACTCACCGGAAAACCCCGCTCATTGCTCGAGCGTCTAACTGACCTTATTTCTCCAGGGCCTGACTCACGTAGCGAACTGCTCGAAGTGCTCCAAGATGCGCATAGCCGCAATCTGATCGATGCAGACTCGCTCTCGATGATTGAAGGCGTCTTTCAAGTAACAGATTTATGCGCGCGTGACATCATGGTGCCGCGCGCGCAAATAGATGCGATTAACATTGCGCATAGTCCAGAGAGCTTTATCCCATTCGTCCTTGAAAAAGCGCATTCGCGCTATCCCGTCTATGATGGTAGCCGGGATCATGTGATTGGCATTCTACTTGCCAAGGACTTGCTACGCTTTTATGCAGAAGAGGATTTCGATGTGCGCGGCATGTTGCGCCCCGCTGTTTTCATTCCTGAATCGAAGCCCCTCAATGTGCTACTGCACGATTTTCGGGTAAACCGCAATCACATTGCGATTGTGGTGGATGAATATGGCGGTATTGCTGGCCTCATTACGATTGAGGATGTGCTTGAACAGATCGTTGGGGATATTGAAGATGAATACGACTTCGATGAAGAAGAAGACAATATCATCGGCTCGCCGGATGACCGCTGTCGCGTACGCGCCCTGACTGAAATTGCGCAGTTCAACAAAGTCTTTGGCACGCAATATAGCGATGATGAAGTCGATACCATTGGCGGCTTGATTACCCATCGCTTCGCTCGTGTGCCGCATCGTGGTGAAAAAGTACGTATCGATAATCTGATCTTTGAAGTTTTGCGAGGTGACGCACGCCAGATTCACGTGTTGCTTGTGCGCCGTGCTCCACATACGGCTCTGTCCGGTGACTCTGAAGCCGGCGCTGAACACCATTAA
- a CDS encoding gamma-glutamylcyclotransferase produces the protein MMNQQGNAAAAPDYPSLLGEVHPLTDEELAHSLQTSLKQWDRTSDLWLFAYGSLIWKPDLPAAESCSARVYGYHRGLYLWSCLTRGTPQIPGLVLALDHGGSCAGLAFRIATDGAMPHLEKLWQREMAMGSYRPVWLACQLNDGRRVRALTFVMHRDKPTYAGRLPDHIVRTAFEHAQGHCGTTLDYVARTVEALRASGIPDRALEALLERCQCKKTDD, from the coding sequence ATGATGAATCAACAGGGCAATGCAGCCGCTGCGCCAGATTATCCATCACTGCTTGGCGAAGTCCATCCACTCACCGATGAGGAGTTGGCGCATTCACTGCAAACCTCCCTTAAACAGTGGGATCGCACCTCCGACCTCTGGCTCTTCGCCTATGGCTCACTGATCTGGAAGCCTGATTTACCCGCTGCTGAATCATGCAGCGCACGCGTTTATGGCTACCATCGCGGCTTATATTTATGGTCATGCCTTACCCGCGGCACGCCACAGATCCCTGGCCTTGTGCTAGCGCTTGACCATGGCGGCTCATGCGCCGGTCTCGCCTTTAGAATCGCCACCGATGGCGCCATGCCTCATTTAGAAAAATTGTGGCAACGTGAAATGGCGATGGGCTCGTACCGTCCTGTTTGGCTAGCATGTCAACTCAACGACGGCCGCCGCGTACGCGCGCTGACCTTTGTGATGCACCGCGACAAACCCACTTATGCCGGACGTTTGCCAGATCATATTGTGCGCACCGCCTTTGAACACGCACAGGGCCACTGCGGCACCACACTTGATTACGTAGCACGCACCGTTGAAGCGCTACGCGCTAGCGGCATCCCTGACCGAGCACTGGAAGCGCTGCTTGAGCGTTGCCAATGCAAAAAAACTGACGACTAG
- the ybeY gene encoding rRNA maturation RNase YbeY, translated as MKRAPRLQLTVQFVASDSTSHKALMPRATLIHWIKPALFADAVLTLRFVDEPEGRVLNRTWRNKDYATNVLTFNYAENLSDPVTADLVLCCPVIEREANEQKKLLVAHYAHLIVHGILHAQGYQHDNDEEASVMESLETELLAKLGFDNPYC; from the coding sequence ATGAAACGCGCCCCTCGTTTGCAACTTACCGTACAATTCGTAGCCAGCGACAGCACATCGCATAAAGCATTGATGCCACGCGCTACGCTCATACACTGGATTAAGCCTGCGCTTTTTGCCGATGCCGTACTGACACTGCGCTTTGTTGATGAGCCAGAAGGCAGAGTGCTTAATCGTACTTGGCGCAACAAAGATTATGCAACCAATGTCTTAACTTTTAATTATGCAGAAAACCTCAGCGACCCAGTTACTGCCGACTTGGTGTTATGCTGCCCAGTCATTGAACGGGAGGCCAACGAACAAAAAAAACTGCTCGTGGCCCATTACGCACACTTGATTGTGCACGGTATTTTGCATGCACAAGGTTATCAACATGACAACGACGAGGAAGCATCTGTTATGGAATCACTGGAAACCGAATTGCTTGCCAAACTTGGTTTTGATAACCCATATTGCTAA
- the miaB gene encoding tRNA (N6-isopentenyl adenosine(37)-C2)-methylthiotransferase MiaB, whose amino-acid sequence MNKKVYIKTFGCQMNEYDSDKMADVLTAAKNLFEQELVKTTSAEEADIILFNTCSVREKAQEKVFSDLGRARILKEAKPELIIGVGGCVASQEGQAIIARAPYVDLVFGPQTLHRLPAMIEQRRRTGHAQVDISFPEIEKFDHLPPAQVNGPSAFVSIMEGCSKYCSYCVVPYTRGDEVSRPLPDVLTEIAGLAEQGVREVTLLGQNVNAYWGLWQSPIGEPTLAPASENNPSEYADFATLIEYVAEIPGIERIRFTTSHPKEFSQRLIDAYANTPKLVDHLHLPVQHGSDRILAAMKRGYTMLEYKSIVRRLRAIRPNISLSTDFIVGFPGETEADFDKLMALVDEIGYDTSFSFIYSPRPGTPAANLIDDTPHEVKLGRLQRLQAAIEANAQKISAAMVASTQSVLVEGPSRKNPAELCGRTENNRVVNFPAPLHTHQRLVGQIIELTIEEAYAHSLRGKIMTS is encoded by the coding sequence ATGAACAAGAAAGTCTATATCAAAACTTTCGGCTGCCAGATGAATGAATATGACTCTGACAAAATGGCCGATGTGCTGACAGCAGCAAAGAATCTTTTCGAGCAAGAATTGGTTAAAACAACCTCTGCCGAAGAAGCCGATATTATTCTATTTAATACCTGCTCAGTGCGCGAGAAAGCGCAAGAGAAGGTTTTCTCGGACCTCGGCCGCGCACGTATCCTAAAAGAAGCCAAACCGGAACTTATTATAGGTGTCGGTGGCTGCGTGGCAAGCCAAGAAGGTCAAGCCATTATTGCCCGCGCGCCTTATGTCGATCTGGTCTTTGGCCCGCAAACCCTACATCGGCTACCCGCCATGATCGAACAGCGCCGACGCACTGGCCACGCTCAAGTCGATATTTCATTTCCAGAAATCGAGAAATTCGATCATCTGCCGCCGGCGCAAGTCAACGGCCCCAGTGCTTTTGTGTCAATTATGGAAGGGTGCAGCAAATATTGCAGCTACTGCGTAGTACCCTATACACGCGGTGATGAGGTCTCACGCCCACTTCCTGACGTATTAACTGAAATCGCCGGCCTAGCCGAGCAAGGCGTGCGCGAAGTCACACTGCTGGGTCAAAATGTGAATGCTTACTGGGGACTTTGGCAAAGCCCAATAGGCGAACCCACGCTCGCTCCCGCTTCAGAAAACAATCCCTCTGAATACGCCGACTTTGCTACTTTGATTGAATATGTCGCCGAGATTCCCGGCATTGAACGTATCCGCTTCACCACTTCCCATCCCAAAGAATTTAGCCAACGCTTAATTGATGCGTACGCAAACACACCTAAGTTGGTCGATCATTTGCATTTACCCGTTCAACACGGCTCTGATCGGATACTCGCGGCGATGAAGCGTGGCTACACTATGCTTGAATATAAATCCATTGTGCGGCGCTTACGCGCCATACGCCCCAATATTTCGCTTTCGACAGACTTTATCGTGGGGTTTCCAGGAGAAACAGAGGCCGATTTTGATAAACTGATGGCGCTGGTCGATGAAATCGGCTATGACACTAGTTTTTCCTTTATTTATAGCCCCCGTCCTGGCACGCCCGCGGCCAATCTAATAGATGATACGCCACATGAAGTTAAGCTAGGCCGCCTGCAACGTTTACAAGCGGCGATTGAAGCCAATGCACAAAAAATCAGCGCAGCGATGGTCGCTAGCACCCAATCTGTATTGGTCGAAGGGCCATCGCGTAAAAATCCAGCTGAGCTTTGCGGACGCACGGAAAATAACCGCGTTGTCAATTTTCCAGCGCCGCTTCACACTCATCAACGCCTAGTTGGGCAAATTATTGAGCTGACCATTGAAGAAGCTTATGCACATTCGCTACGCGGCAAAATCATGACATCATGA
- a CDS encoding ferritin-like domain-containing protein: MQADTIDITTLPWRVEDIDFSRINYTAVRASEELMLLLCASSFIESGSDLYTKNLVNYFGEDAEVAEWLSLHWEHEELQHGRALKTYINHVWPQFDWELAFANFFAEYSKMCTVDEFEKTRALEMVARCVVETGTATLYRAINECSNEPVLKEITNHIRTDEVRHYKYFFKYFKKYNEIEKNGRWAVLGALVRRLFEIRNDDTEIALRHVLAIRYPQQAGNPAHARQMSARVNKLVRRHLSADMCLKMLLKPLDLPPRIQPSVHYPLAKLTQHLFFR; the protein is encoded by the coding sequence ATGCAAGCTGACACTATTGATATTACTACATTGCCATGGCGTGTTGAGGATATTGATTTTAGCCGGATTAATTACACGGCTGTGCGCGCGAGCGAAGAGCTAATGCTATTGTTGTGCGCTTCATCGTTTATCGAAAGCGGTTCTGATTTATATACCAAGAATTTGGTGAATTACTTTGGTGAAGATGCCGAAGTCGCTGAGTGGCTTAGCCTGCACTGGGAGCATGAAGAATTGCAGCATGGCCGAGCACTTAAGACGTATATTAACCATGTTTGGCCGCAATTTGACTGGGAGCTTGCGTTTGCGAATTTCTTTGCCGAATATTCAAAAATGTGCACCGTGGATGAATTCGAGAAAACACGTGCACTCGAGATGGTGGCGCGCTGCGTCGTTGAAACCGGTACGGCTACGCTTTATCGCGCAATCAATGAATGCTCCAACGAGCCAGTGCTGAAAGAAATCACCAACCATATCCGCACAGATGAAGTGCGTCACTATAAATACTTCTTCAAGTATTTTAAGAAATATAACGAAATTGAAAAAAATGGTCGCTGGGCTGTGCTTGGTGCACTGGTGCGGCGGCTCTTTGAAATTCGTAATGACGACACGGAAATTGCTTTGCGTCATGTATTGGCAATCCGCTATCCACAGCAAGCGGGCAATCCAGCCCACGCACGGCAAATGAGTGCGCGTGTGAATAAGCTGGTGCGCCGTCATTTATCGGCGGATATGTGCTTGAAGATGTTGCTTAAGCCGCTTGATTTACCGCCGCGGATCCAGCCGAGCGTGCATTATCCACTGGCCAAGCTTACGCAACACCTATTTTTCCGTTAA